In a single window of the Zea mays cultivar B73 chromosome 5, Zm-B73-REFERENCE-NAM-5.0, whole genome shotgun sequence genome:
- the LOC103626598 gene encoding leucine-rich repeat extensin-like protein 7 yields MSLPLPLPAPRSFPSQPLSRSQDQPAVPPALSVRLSSARIATAQEQQAAMILRSAAAASFALLLLLVIPAAAQDGGDASRFAAPASWAFPNPRLRASYAALQAWKRTAIFSDPSNFTANWAGPNVCAYNGVYCAPLPGTGPHDGVVLVVAGIDLNHADIAGYLPASLPLGVPDLALFHINSNRFCGVVPPTFAHLRLLHELDLSNNRFVGGFPEVVLSLPALRYLDLRFNDFEGPIPPALFDRPLDAILLNSNRLRDPIPANLGNSPASVVVLAHNALGGCIPPSIGRMADTLNEIVLIDDQLTGCVPPQIGLLRKLTVFDVSDNRLQGQLPSAIANMAAVQELDVARNRLEGAVPAGVCALASLRNFTYADNFITSRPPCAKATADGAWNCIPGAPAQRPPAQCAAAAAHPFDCSKAQCQAPAYAPTPEGGRGGRGNGRQPPTPGSSPPKGTYIGNTPPPSSATTPSYHSPPKGSTTPSYPSPPSSTTTPSYHHTPPPQGSPTSTPSYPSPPSSATTPSYHHTPPSQGPPTTTPSSSHSPPSHGSPTTPPYPTPPSSSSTPSYHSPPHGTPTPSHPSPPSGSTTPPVTTTHTPPPPPTSADEPDVRYAPPPSSHGSPSPPSTGYKPPSSSGHPTPTTPSPPTAEHPGYALPPHPHAPGTGTPSGPTQGGSPGTGEHHPGGGGKLPFPPVYGVAYASPPPPGKPY; encoded by the coding sequence ATGTCACTGCCACTGCCACTGCCCGCTCCACGCTCCTTTCCCTCTCAGCCTCTCTCTAGATCACAGGACCAACCCGCCGTTCCGCCGGCACTCTCTGTCCGTCTCTCCTCCGCCCGGATCGCCACCGCGCAAGAGCAGCAGGCAGCCATGATCCTCCGCAGCGCGGCGGCGGCGTCGTtcgcgctgctgctgctgctcgtcATCCCGGCGGCGGCGCAGGACGGCGGGGACGCCTCCCGCTTTGCGGCGCCGGCGTCGTGGGCTTTCCCGAACCCGCGGCTGCGCGCGTCCTACGCCGCGCTGCAGGCGTGGAAGCGCACCGCCATCTTCTCCGACCCGTCCAACTTCACCGCCAACTGGGCGGGGCCCAACGTCTGCGCCTACAACGGCGTCTACTGCGCGCCCCTCCCCGGCACCGGCCCCCACGACGGCGTCGTCCTCGTGGTCGCCGGGATCGACCTCAACCACGCCGACATCGCGGGGTACCTCCCGGCGTCGCTGCCGCTGGGCGTCCCCGACCTGGCGCTGTTCCACATCAACTCCAACCGCTTCTGCGGCGTCGTCCCGCCCACGTTCGCGCACCTgcggctcctccacgagctcgacCTCAGCAACAACCGCTTCGTGGGCGGGTTCCCCGAGGTGGTGCTGTCGCTGCCGGCGCTCCGGTACCTGGACCTCCGCTTCAACGACTTCGAGGGCCCCATCCCGCCGGCGCTCTTCGACCGCCCGCTCGACGCCATCCTCCTCAACTCCAACCGCCTCCGGGACCCGATCCCGGCCAACCTCGGCAACTCGCCGGCCTCCGTCGTCGTGCTCGCGCACAACGCGCTCGGCGGCTGCATCCCGCCCAGCATCGGGCGGATGGCCGACACGCTCAACGAGATCGTGCTCATCGACGACCAgctcacgggctgcgtcccgccgCAGATCGGCCTACTCCGGAAGCTCACCGTCTTCGACGTCAGCGACAACCGCCTGCAGGGGCAGCTCCCGAGCGCCATCGCCAACATGGCCGCGGTCCAGGAGCTCGACGTCGCCCGCAACCGCCTCGAGGGCGCCGTGCCGGCCGGCGTCTGCGCGCTCGCCAGCCTCAGGAACTTCACCTACGCCGACAACTTCATCACCTCGCGCCCGCCCTGCGCCAAGGCcaccgccgacggcgcctggaactGCATCCCCGGCGCGCCTGCGCAGCGCCCGCCGGCGCAGTGCGCGGCCGCCGCGGCGCACCCGTTCGACTGCAGCAAGGCGCAATGCCAGGCCCCGGCCTACGCCCCGACGCCGGAAGGCGGCCGCGGCGGCCGCGGCAACGGCAGGCAGCCGCCCACGCCGGGGTCGTCGCCTCCCAAAGGTACCTACATAGGGAACACGCCGCCGCCGTCGAGCGCCACCACTCCCTCGTACCACTCGCCACCCAAGGGATCCACCACCCCGTCTTACCCCTCGCCGCCGTCGAGCACCACCACCCCGTCCTACCACCACACGCCACCACCTCAAGGCTCACCCACCTCCACGCCGTCGTACCCCTCACCGCCGTCGAGCGCCACCACCCCGTCCTACCACCACACGCCACCTTCCCAGGGGCCACCCACCACCACGCCGTCGTCAAGCCACTCGCCACCTTCCCATGGGTCACCCACCACGCCACCCTACCCGACGCCACCCTCAAGCTCCAGCACGCCATCCTACCACTCGCCACCGCACGGCACGCCGACCCCGTCACACCCGTCACCGCCGTCCGGCTCCACAACTCCTCCAGTAACAACAACACATACGCCGCCCCCTCCGCCGACGTCCGCGGACGAGCCAGACGTGCGGTACGCGCCGCCCCCGAGCTCCCACGGGTCGCCGTCGCCTCCCTCCACGGGGTACAAGCCCCCGTCGTCCTCCGGCCACCCCACTCCCACCACGCCGTCGCCGCCCACGGCGGAGCACCCCGGCTACGCCCTGCCGCCGCACCCGCACGCCCCGGGGACCGGGACCCCCTCGGGACCGACTCAGGGCGGGAGCCCCGGCACCGGCGAGCACCAtccgggcggcggcggcaagcTGCCGTTCCCACCGGTGTACGGCGTGGCGTacgcgtcgccgccgccgccggggaagcCGTACTAG